One region of Epilithonimonas zeae genomic DNA includes:
- the pth gene encoding aminoacyl-tRNA hydrolase yields MKYLIVGIGNKGEEYAETRHNIGFKVAEKIAEKIETPFKSSNFGLLAEGKYKGRKVFILKPDTYVNLSGNAVKFWMQKENIPLENILIITDDLALPFGSLRMKMKGSDAGHNGLKSIQAQLNTQNYTRLRFGISADFSEGKQADYVLGKWNEEEREKLSERIEKFSQAALSFVFAGVQNTMTSFNGK; encoded by the coding sequence ATGAAATATCTTATTGTCGGCATCGGGAACAAAGGGGAAGAGTATGCGGAAACCCGACATAATATCGGTTTCAAAGTTGCTGAAAAGATTGCTGAGAAAATAGAAACACCTTTCAAATCTTCCAACTTTGGTCTTTTGGCTGAAGGCAAATATAAAGGCAGAAAAGTCTTTATTCTAAAACCTGACACTTACGTCAACCTTTCCGGTAATGCGGTTAAATTCTGGATGCAGAAAGAGAATATCCCGTTAGAAAATATTCTGATTATAACTGATGATTTGGCTTTACCATTTGGTTCTCTGAGAATGAAAATGAAAGGTTCTGATGCCGGCCATAATGGGCTGAAAAGTATCCAGGCACAACTGAATACTCAAAATTACACCAGATTAAGATTTGGGATTTCTGCGGATTTCTCCGAAGGAAAACAAGCGGATTATGTTCTCGGAAAATGGAACGAGGAGGAAAGAGAAAAGCTATCTGAAAGAATAGAGAAGTTTTCGCAAGCAGCTTTATCTTTTGTGTTTGCCGGTGTTCAGAATACTATGACTTCATTCAACGGCAAATAA
- the mfd gene encoding transcription-repair coupling factor gives MELKKINQNLLPDLLQKQFGNEIFSQISKHQHISVKGSAGSAGSILASELFLTQNKTILYLIDDKEDALYINAEMEDLLGSDNVLYFPATHLEPYQIEKTQNANLVLRTEVINKLNSGKSPKVIVAFIGALSEKVLKKEDFKAISHQIKVGDQLDFDFVDELLNHYQFNQTDFVSEPGEFSVRGGIVDVFSFSNEKPFRITFFGNEVESIKTFDIESQLSLDKIDEFQLVSNMNFSVSGTKVSLFELLAEDSFVVSKNLYLSTKRIRDFYEKALEKFETLSKDIKHRSPDELFISEPEFQNKLIKFKTIDFSSQSFELPKIQNVELNQTQQPSFHKNFELLIQDLEEKQSQGFDTWISFSSEKQKERLESIFEELEHEIPFKSFKSELHEGFVDSDNKILIYTDHQIFDRYQRYQSKNTFAKSEQLTLKDLMSLKVGDYIAHIDHGIGKFMGLVKVNNDGKIQECFKLTYKNGDLLYVSIHSLHKISKYNGPEGREIVLSKLGSPAWKSLKQKTKARVKQIAFDLIKLYAERKTAKGFQYSPDSYLQNELEASFLYEDTPDQEKATLDVKKDMEAEGVMDRLICGDVGFGKTEVAIRAAFKAATDGKQVAILVPTTILAFQHYRSFKERLKDFPVNISYMNRFRTAKQKSETKEGLKNGKIDIVIGTHQLVGKDIKFKDLGLLIIDEEHKFGVSVKDKLKTLKTDVDTLTLTATPIPRTLQFSLMAARDLSVIKTPPPNRQPVETQIIGFNEEILRDAISYELQRDGQVYFINNRIENLKDIAGLIQRLVPDARVITGHGQMDGKQMETNILDFMEGKYDVLVSTTIVESGVDVPNANTIFINDAQRFGMADLHQMRGRVGRSNRKAFCYLITPPFDMMTSDARKRLEAIEQFSDLGSGFQIAMKDLEIRGAGDLLGGEQSGFINEMGFETYQKMMQEALEELKDDENFENLFENEEDRNKLFKSTKEVNIDTDLELMLPDDYVSSTEERLSLYQKLADVQNAKELQQFENELKDRFGKLPDEAINLLKSVELKWLAAEIGFDKLVVKNKVFLGYFPANPQDKFYQSEKFKKIISYLTQNPAEATLKEKNNQLMMRKDNVTNVDEVNLVLNRILA, from the coding sequence ATGGAATTAAAAAAAATCAATCAAAATCTTTTGCCGGACTTGCTTCAGAAACAATTCGGGAATGAGATTTTTTCACAAATATCAAAACATCAGCATATTTCGGTTAAAGGAAGTGCGGGTTCTGCGGGTTCAATTCTGGCTTCGGAATTGTTTTTGACTCAGAACAAAACGATTCTTTATTTGATTGATGACAAAGAGGATGCGCTTTACATCAATGCGGAAATGGAAGATTTGTTGGGAAGCGACAACGTTCTTTATTTTCCAGCAACACATCTTGAGCCATATCAAATCGAGAAAACCCAGAATGCGAATCTGGTTCTGAGAACTGAAGTCATCAATAAACTGAATTCCGGGAAATCGCCAAAAGTGATTGTCGCCTTCATTGGTGCGTTGTCTGAAAAAGTTCTGAAGAAAGAAGATTTCAAAGCAATTTCTCATCAGATAAAAGTGGGTGACCAGTTGGATTTTGATTTTGTGGATGAGTTGCTGAATCATTATCAATTCAACCAAACAGATTTTGTTTCTGAGCCTGGAGAATTCTCTGTCCGAGGCGGGATTGTGGATGTTTTTTCTTTTTCTAACGAGAAGCCTTTCCGAATCACATTTTTTGGAAATGAGGTCGAAAGCATCAAGACTTTTGACATAGAATCCCAACTTTCTTTGGATAAGATTGATGAATTCCAGTTGGTTTCCAATATGAATTTTTCGGTTTCAGGGACCAAAGTTTCTTTGTTTGAACTATTAGCGGAAGACAGTTTTGTAGTTTCAAAGAATCTTTACCTTTCCACCAAAAGAATCAGAGATTTTTATGAAAAAGCATTAGAGAAATTCGAAACGCTGAGCAAAGACATCAAACATAGAAGTCCAGACGAATTATTTATTTCTGAGCCTGAATTTCAGAATAAATTAATCAAATTCAAAACAATAGATTTCAGTTCTCAGTCATTTGAACTTCCAAAGATTCAGAACGTAGAACTCAACCAAACACAACAGCCTAGTTTTCATAAAAACTTTGAATTGCTGATTCAGGATTTAGAGGAAAAACAAAGTCAAGGTTTTGACACCTGGATTTCATTTTCAAGTGAAAAACAAAAAGAAAGATTAGAATCGATTTTTGAGGAATTAGAGCACGAGATTCCGTTCAAAAGCTTCAAATCGGAATTGCACGAAGGTTTTGTAGATTCTGATAATAAGATTCTGATTTACACAGATCACCAGATTTTTGACCGTTACCAGAGATATCAATCCAAGAACACTTTTGCAAAGTCAGAGCAACTGACACTCAAAGATCTGATGTCTTTGAAAGTCGGTGATTACATTGCGCATATCGACCACGGCATCGGGAAATTTATGGGTTTGGTTAAGGTTAATAATGACGGCAAGATCCAGGAATGTTTCAAACTGACTTACAAAAATGGAGATTTGCTTTACGTAAGTATCCATTCACTTCATAAAATTTCGAAATATAACGGACCTGAAGGAAGAGAAATCGTTCTCAGTAAACTCGGTTCACCAGCCTGGAAATCATTAAAACAAAAAACCAAAGCCAGAGTTAAGCAGATTGCTTTTGATTTGATAAAACTCTATGCGGAAAGAAAAACTGCAAAAGGCTTCCAGTATTCGCCGGATTCTTACCTTCAAAATGAGTTGGAAGCGAGTTTCCTTTACGAAGATACGCCAGACCAGGAAAAAGCAACGCTGGATGTGAAAAAGGATATGGAAGCGGAAGGTGTGATGGACCGTTTGATTTGCGGTGACGTTGGTTTTGGTAAAACAGAAGTTGCGATTCGTGCTGCGTTTAAAGCAGCAACCGACGGAAAACAGGTTGCGATTCTGGTTCCGACAACAATTCTGGCTTTCCAACATTACAGAAGTTTCAAAGAACGATTGAAGGATTTTCCGGTGAATATCTCTTATATGAACCGATTCCGGACCGCCAAACAGAAATCGGAAACCAAAGAAGGTCTTAAAAATGGTAAAATCGATATTGTCATCGGGACCCACCAGTTGGTTGGAAAAGATATCAAGTTCAAGGATTTAGGTTTGTTGATTATTGATGAGGAACATAAGTTTGGTGTTTCTGTTAAAGACAAATTGAAAACGCTAAAAACCGATGTGGACACCTTAACATTGACTGCGACGCCAATCCCGAGAACTTTGCAATTTTCATTAATGGCAGCGCGAGATTTATCAGTTATCAAAACGCCGCCGCCTAACCGTCAGCCTGTGGAAACGCAAATCATTGGATTTAATGAAGAAATTTTGCGTGATGCGATTTCTTATGAATTGCAGAGAGACGGACAGGTTTATTTCATCAACAACAGAATCGAAAACCTGAAAGATATTGCAGGATTAATCCAAAGACTGGTTCCCGATGCGAGAGTGATTACCGGTCACGGACAAATGGACGGGAAACAAATGGAAACCAACATCCTCGATTTTATGGAAGGAAAATATGATGTTCTCGTTTCTACAACTATTGTAGAATCCGGCGTGGATGTCCCAAACGCAAATACTATTTTCATCAATGATGCGCAACGATTCGGGATGGCAGACCTGCACCAGATGCGTGGAAGAGTCGGGCGAAGCAACAGGAAAGCATTTTGTTACTTGATAACGCCACCGTTCGATATGATGACGTCTGATGCGAGAAAACGTCTGGAAGCGATTGAGCAATTCTCGGATCTTGGAAGTGGTTTCCAGATTGCGATGAAGGATTTGGAAATTCGTGGTGCAGGTGATTTGTTGGGCGGAGAACAGAGTGGATTCATCAACGAAATGGGATTTGAGACGTATCAGAAAATGATGCAGGAAGCTTTAGAAGAACTCAAAGATGATGAGAATTTTGAAAATCTTTTTGAAAATGAAGAAGATAGAAACAAGCTGTTCAAATCCACGAAAGAAGTGAATATCGATACTGATCTGGAATTGATGTTGCCAGATGATTATGTGAGTTCTACGGAAGAACGGTTGTCATTGTATCAAAAGCTGGCCGATGTTCAGAATGCTAAGGAATTGCAACAATTTGAAAATGAACTAAAAGACCGTTTCGGAAAACTGCCGGATGAAGCCATTAACCTTCTGAAATCTGTAGAACTGAAATGGCTGGCGGCTGAAATTGGATTTGATAAGCTGGTGGTGAAGAATAAAGTGTTTCTTGGTTATTTCCCAGCGAATCCTCAGGACAAATTCTACCAAAGCGAAAAATTCAAAAAAATCATATCTTATCTCACACAAAATCCGGCAGAAGCGACGTTAAAAGAAAAGAACAACCAGCTGATGATGCGAAAAGATAATGTGACAAATGTGGATGAAGTGAATCTGGTTTTGAATAGGATTTTGGCTTAA